A region of Bradyrhizobium sp. SZCCHNS1050 DNA encodes the following proteins:
- a CDS encoding nitronate monooxygenase yields MQDTRWDGLRARLRLPLIAAPMFLVSGIELVSTACTNGVIGAFPTVNCRTPDELDAWLLQIADRLARSSDASGAAAAPVCPNLIVHQSNARLQDDLAVLLRRRPEIVITSVGSPAKVVAPLHDAGALVFADVASIRHAERAVEAGADGLVLLTAGAGGQTGWLNPFAFVRAVRAFFAGPIVLAGGISDGVALRAAEVLGCDLAYMGTKFIATRESLADDRYKSMLVASSADDVLLTSAFTGLPTSMLRPSIVAAGLDPEALPARGAIEIGSDIDIAAREARPKRWRDIWSAGHATSGVTDIPSVAVLVARTADEYGGAGGLRP; encoded by the coding sequence GTGCAGGACACTCGATGGGACGGGCTGCGGGCGCGGCTGCGCCTGCCGCTGATCGCAGCGCCGATGTTCCTGGTGTCGGGAATCGAGCTGGTGAGCACGGCCTGCACCAACGGCGTGATCGGCGCGTTCCCGACGGTCAATTGTCGAACCCCCGACGAGCTCGACGCCTGGCTGCTCCAGATTGCCGATCGGCTTGCGCGCAGCAGCGATGCGAGCGGCGCTGCGGCTGCGCCGGTCTGCCCGAATCTGATCGTGCATCAATCAAACGCGCGGCTGCAGGACGATCTCGCGGTGCTGTTGCGGCGCCGCCCGGAGATCGTGATTACCTCGGTCGGCTCGCCGGCAAAGGTTGTTGCGCCCTTGCATGATGCGGGTGCGCTGGTGTTCGCTGACGTCGCCTCGATCCGTCATGCAGAGCGCGCGGTCGAGGCCGGCGCAGATGGCCTGGTGCTGCTCACGGCCGGGGCGGGCGGCCAGACCGGCTGGCTCAATCCATTCGCCTTCGTGCGCGCGGTCAGGGCGTTCTTCGCCGGGCCGATCGTGCTCGCCGGCGGCATCAGCGACGGCGTGGCGTTGCGGGCGGCCGAGGTGCTCGGCTGCGATCTCGCTTACATGGGCACGAAGTTCATCGCCACGCGCGAAAGCCTGGCCGATGACCGGTACAAGTCGATGCTGGTCGCGAGTTCGGCCGACGACGTGCTGCTCACCTCGGCCTTCACCGGCCTGCCGACCAGCATGCTCCGGCCGTCGATCGTCGCGGCCGGGCTCGATCCCGAAGCCTTGCCGGCGCGTGGCGCGATCGAGATCGGCAGTGACATCGACATCGCTGCGCGCGAGGCGCGGCCGAAACGCTGGCGCGACATCTGGAGCGCCGGGCACGCGACCTCGGGGGTCACCGACATCCCGTCGGTCGCCGTGCTGGTGGCGCGCACGGCTGATGAGTACGGCGGCGCGGGTGGCCTCCGGCCATGA
- a CDS encoding M64 family metallopeptidase: MPLIVYPHCDMHVALKKPATKVLPFRVFDQDLPNGSTTYTLTDVTADCNFRILAPYNPVGSRLTSFVTIDPAARTITGDDVGTNLVVIEYGPGYIVARIQVHDDVLGWWFGNSSITTALHPTVAHSQPTLCALFSDDPTGTDLVGDITGHGFVTLSSASPGTFVVANTNNEGRLRGVSEGAAQLDGSFLGVNQSLPVKVVDYAKIRDNISTVRAGDLANAAEMHNILFLAEGFRASEKDKFDKIVQEAADGLFSQKRHEPYGTLAGSFNVFKAFQASEEQAVTCGWRVNDEETSELSRGGPIPWNYSVSDDKSIYEVDELVARVGLPLRNETATPAQLKARWAGQSLPNYDAAKVNDTLIEAWRKQKSLGILEARDTFYGLMLGSRWGDRSAKSGAALTMPAADAAGDANLAPLIARAYQFFKPASVTRHLAPDPRRHPPELARNGRANVAAPIMAYLSGLRLGSSPHTALGAEWIPDGTFKRSRGLIAMITNEDMIGGTNFNQSTVTANSLQSLKTLDFEYPATNTATKKVMRRKPASDIDADLTDIIDTVAHEFGHSFNLGDEYETSAEDNATASSEQDNIVALADIFQDPSYAANHSRLVDPSKVKWFELLRVQLSARLTQASTQQGGSIEVRIDPRQIPRWVQAKAAGRQAFLRRIQITAIGRQLPLTFTDSDYLVRLDIGDIDQNLGSIRLGGLELPPAPFPVFPKGSLLFVPRRDDADALVYVVEKKVRDFIAGNHLPLNKDPDFAHVNDEGDDPKDIPNFKPPCKAQRLVGLYEGAYNFTGLVYRPAGDCKMRNNSGTFCHVCKWLITNRVDPALHDVVDREFYPEAKKNG, encoded by the coding sequence ATGCCTCTCATCGTCTATCCGCATTGCGACATGCACGTCGCGCTGAAGAAGCCCGCGACCAAGGTGCTGCCGTTCCGCGTGTTCGACCAGGATCTGCCGAACGGCTCGACGACCTACACGCTGACCGACGTCACCGCGGACTGCAATTTTCGAATCCTGGCGCCGTACAACCCGGTCGGGTCCCGGCTGACCAGCTTCGTGACGATCGATCCTGCGGCGCGCACCATCACCGGCGACGACGTCGGCACCAACCTCGTGGTGATCGAATACGGCCCCGGCTACATCGTCGCGCGTATCCAGGTGCACGACGATGTGCTCGGCTGGTGGTTCGGCAACTCCTCGATCACCACGGCGCTGCATCCGACGGTCGCCCACAGCCAGCCGACGCTGTGCGCGCTGTTCAGCGACGATCCGACCGGGACCGATCTCGTCGGCGACATCACCGGGCACGGCTTCGTCACGCTCAGCTCGGCAAGTCCCGGTACCTTCGTGGTGGCAAATACGAACAATGAGGGACGGTTGAGGGGCGTGAGCGAGGGGGCGGCCCAGCTCGACGGCAGCTTCCTCGGTGTCAACCAGAGCCTGCCGGTGAAGGTGGTCGACTACGCCAAGATCCGCGACAACATCTCAACGGTGCGCGCCGGCGACCTCGCCAATGCCGCCGAGATGCACAACATCCTGTTCCTCGCCGAAGGCTTTCGCGCGTCCGAGAAGGACAAGTTCGACAAGATCGTGCAGGAAGCGGCGGACGGTCTGTTCTCGCAGAAGCGCCACGAGCCCTACGGCACGCTCGCGGGCAGTTTCAACGTATTCAAGGCGTTCCAGGCGTCGGAAGAGCAGGCGGTGACCTGCGGCTGGCGCGTCAACGACGAGGAGACCTCGGAGCTTAGCAGGGGCGGACCGATTCCGTGGAATTACAGCGTTTCGGACGACAAGAGCATCTACGAGGTCGACGAGCTCGTGGCCCGCGTCGGCCTGCCGCTCCGCAACGAGACTGCGACGCCGGCGCAATTGAAGGCGCGCTGGGCGGGTCAGTCGCTGCCCAACTACGATGCGGCGAAGGTCAACGACACCCTGATCGAAGCGTGGAGGAAGCAGAAATCGCTCGGCATCCTGGAGGCACGTGACACTTTCTACGGCCTGATGCTCGGCTCCCGCTGGGGCGACCGGTCGGCGAAGTCCGGGGCCGCTTTGACGATGCCGGCGGCGGATGCGGCGGGCGATGCCAACCTCGCGCCACTGATCGCCCGCGCCTATCAGTTCTTCAAGCCGGCCAGCGTCACCCGGCACCTTGCCCCGGATCCGCGCCGGCATCCGCCGGAGCTCGCTCGGAACGGCCGCGCGAACGTTGCGGCGCCGATCATGGCCTACCTGTCCGGACTGCGGCTCGGGTCGTCGCCGCATACCGCGCTCGGCGCCGAGTGGATACCGGACGGCACCTTCAAGCGCAGCCGCGGCCTGATCGCCATGATCACCAACGAGGACATGATCGGCGGCACCAATTTCAACCAGTCGACCGTGACCGCCAATTCGTTGCAGAGCCTGAAGACGCTCGACTTCGAGTATCCGGCGACCAACACGGCGACGAAGAAGGTGATGCGGCGCAAGCCTGCCAGCGACATCGACGCCGACCTCACCGATATCATCGACACGGTCGCGCACGAATTCGGCCATTCCTTCAATCTCGGCGACGAATACGAGACGAGCGCCGAAGACAATGCGACCGCTTCGAGCGAGCAGGACAACATCGTCGCGCTCGCCGACATCTTTCAGGATCCGAGCTACGCCGCCAATCACTCCCGTCTGGTCGATCCGTCCAAGGTGAAATGGTTCGAACTTCTCAGGGTCCAGCTTTCGGCCAGGCTGACCCAGGCTTCGACCCAGCAGGGTGGCTCGATCGAGGTCAGGATCGACCCGCGCCAGATCCCGCGCTGGGTGCAGGCGAAGGCGGCCGGCCGCCAGGCGTTTCTCCGCCGCATCCAGATCACGGCGATCGGCCGGCAACTGCCGCTCACGTTCACCGATTCCGATTATCTCGTCAGACTCGACATCGGCGACATCGACCAGAACCTCGGCTCGATCCGGCTCGGCGGGCTGGAATTGCCGCCGGCGCCGTTTCCCGTGTTTCCGAAAGGCTCGCTGCTGTTCGTGCCGCGCCGCGACGATGCGGACGCGCTGGTCTATGTGGTGGAAAAGAAGGTGCGCGACTTCATCGCAGGCAACCATCTGCCGCTCAACAAGGATCCCGACTTCGCTCATGTGAACGACGAGGGCGACGACCCGAAGGACATCCCGAATTTCAAGCCGCCATGCAAGGCGCAGCGGCTGGTCGGCCTGTACGAAGGCGCATACAACTTCACCGGGCTGGTCTATCGTCCGGCTGGCGACTGCAAGATGCGGAACAACAGCGGCACCTTTTGCCATGTCTGCAAATGGCTGATCACCAACCGCGTCGATCCCGCGCTGCACGACGTCGTCGACCGCGAATTCTATCCGGAGGCCAAGAAAAATGGCTGA
- a CDS encoding SDR family oxidoreductase → MNLFVIGFGYTAQRFVELHRGAFARIGGTVRSADKRARLAHDDIDLFDGTAPAAATLAKAAQADVVLISVPPGGGDDPVLAAFGDAITAGRARHVVYLSTVGVYGDHQGGWIDEDTPLAPEHDRVQARVRVEQDWRARIGDRLAVLRLGGIYGPGRNALVELRAGRARRIVKPGQVFNRIHVDDAASAIMGAIQRGSGGAWNIVDDEPAPPQDVIAYAAALMGIAPPPELPFDRAELSPMARSFYASSRRIRNIRARQELGVGFAYPTYRAGLEALWAAGEGR, encoded by the coding sequence ATGAACCTCTTCGTCATCGGCTTCGGCTACACCGCCCAGCGCTTCGTCGAGCTGCACCGTGGCGCATTCGCCCGCATCGGCGGCACGGTCCGCAGCGCCGACAAGCGTGCGCGACTGGCGCATGATGACATCGACCTGTTCGACGGCACGGCCCCCGCGGCCGCGACGCTGGCGAAGGCGGCGCAGGCCGACGTCGTGCTGATCTCGGTGCCGCCTGGAGGAGGCGACGACCCAGTGCTGGCCGCATTCGGCGACGCCATCACGGCGGGGCGCGCGCGGCACGTGGTCTATCTCTCGACCGTCGGCGTCTATGGCGACCATCAGGGCGGCTGGATCGACGAGGACACGCCGCTGGCACCCGAGCACGACCGGGTGCAGGCCCGGGTCCGCGTCGAGCAGGACTGGCGCGCGCGGATCGGTGACCGGCTCGCGGTGCTCCGGCTCGGCGGCATCTACGGGCCGGGCCGCAACGCGCTGGTCGAGCTGCGGGCCGGGCGGGCGCGGCGCATCGTCAAGCCGGGACAGGTGTTCAACCGTATCCATGTCGATGACGCGGCCAGCGCGATCATGGGCGCGATCCAGCGCGGGTCAGGCGGCGCCTGGAACATCGTCGACGACGAGCCTGCGCCGCCGCAGGACGTCATCGCCTATGCCGCTGCGTTGATGGGCATCGCCCCGCCGCCGGAACTGCCGTTCGACCGCGCCGAGCTGTCGCCGATGGCGCGCAGCTTCTATGCCAGCAGCCGGCGCATCCGGAATATCCGCGCCAGGCAGGAGCTCGGCGTCGGCTTCGCCTACCCGACCTATCGCGCCGGGCTCGAGGCGCTATGGGCCGCCGGCGAAGGGCGCTGA
- a CDS encoding MFS transporter — protein sequence MSTSYYRWVIVAAGGVLGCVAVGGLFSLPVFLKPMAAETGWSVAGISTAMTIGFLAMAVTSMGWGTLSDRIGPRPVLLIGSILLAVSLLLASLTSSLLAFQLLFGLIAGIATAAIFPPVMATVTGWFDTHRSLAVSLVSAGMGVAPMTMSPLAAWLVSSYDWRTAMQCIAAIVAAIMIPTSLLVGRPPSSAPGDAVASGPAAGPAEMTRSAALRSPQFLILLATNFFCCATHSGPIIHTVSYAVTCGIPLMAAVTIYSIEGLAGLGGRIAFGLLGDRFGAKRVLVLGLLAQAFGALSYVVVRDLAAFYAVAATFGFLYAGTMPLYAAIARDNFPQGIMGTVIGGTAMAGSLGMATGPLAGGLIYDSFASYTWLYVGSWVMGLGAVMMMMTFRPFPKPVSQPGAVPMQAPA from the coding sequence ATGAGCACATCGTACTATCGCTGGGTGATCGTGGCGGCCGGGGGCGTGCTCGGCTGCGTCGCCGTCGGCGGCCTGTTCTCGCTGCCGGTGTTCCTCAAGCCGATGGCCGCCGAGACCGGATGGTCGGTCGCGGGGATCTCCACCGCGATGACGATCGGCTTCCTGGCGATGGCCGTCACCAGCATGGGCTGGGGCACGCTGTCCGACCGCATCGGCCCGCGTCCCGTGCTGCTGATCGGATCGATCCTGCTCGCCGTCAGCCTGCTGCTGGCAAGCCTGACATCCTCGCTGTTGGCGTTCCAACTGCTGTTCGGCCTGATCGCAGGCATCGCGACGGCGGCGATCTTCCCGCCGGTCATGGCGACCGTCACCGGCTGGTTCGACACCCATCGCAGCCTCGCGGTGTCGCTGGTCTCGGCCGGCATGGGCGTGGCGCCGATGACGATGTCGCCGCTCGCGGCCTGGCTCGTCTCCAGCTACGACTGGCGGACCGCGATGCAGTGCATCGCCGCGATCGTGGCCGCCATCATGATTCCCACGTCGCTGCTCGTGGGCCGTCCGCCATCGTCCGCGCCCGGCGACGCCGTCGCGTCGGGTCCCGCCGCCGGGCCGGCCGAGATGACGCGATCGGCAGCGCTGCGCTCGCCGCAGTTCCTGATCCTGCTCGCCACCAACTTCTTCTGCTGCGCCACGCATTCCGGCCCCATCATCCACACCGTGAGCTACGCCGTCACCTGCGGCATCCCGCTGATGGCGGCGGTGACGATCTACAGCATCGAGGGGCTCGCCGGGCTCGGCGGCCGCATCGCCTTCGGCCTGCTCGGCGACCGCTTCGGCGCCAAGCGCGTGCTCGTTCTCGGCCTGCTCGCGCAGGCGTTCGGCGCGCTCTCCTACGTGGTCGTGCGCGACCTCGCCGCGTTCTATGCGGTTGCGGCCACCTTCGGCTTCCTCTATGCCGGCACCATGCCGCTCTACGCCGCGATCGCGCGTGACAATTTTCCGCAAGGCATCATGGGCACGGTGATCGGCGGCACGGCGATGGCCGGCAGCCTCGGCATGGCGACCGGCCCGCTGGCCGGCGGCCTGATCTACGACAGCTTTGCGAGCTACACTTGGCTCTATGTCGGCTCGTGGGTGATGGGCCTCGGCGCTGTCATGATGATGATGACCTTCCGGCCGTTTCCCAAGCCTGTGTCGCAGCCTGGCGCCGTGCCCATGCAAGCGCCGGCCTGA
- a CDS encoding substrate-binding domain-containing protein, with protein sequence MSVTAAGISSMATRQILAELAAAYEEATGEVITIESVGGVDAAKRIRAGEAFDFAVLASDALQKLESDGHLVPGSIIEIAESPMAMAVRAGSPKPDPLDEAAVRRAMENARAIGISTGPSGTYVQKLARDWGLESEGTSRLVQAKPGIPVARLLADGEVDVGFQQLSEMLGAPGIDIVGLLPASLQPGTVFAAALCKAGAHTEAARAFIEYLVSEETAETKRQHGMTPV encoded by the coding sequence ATGAGCGTGACCGCCGCCGGCATTTCCTCGATGGCGACGAGGCAGATCCTCGCTGAGCTCGCCGCCGCCTATGAGGAGGCGACCGGCGAGGTGATCACGATCGAATCCGTCGGCGGCGTCGATGCCGCCAAGCGCATCCGCGCCGGCGAAGCGTTCGACTTCGCCGTGCTCGCCTCCGATGCGCTGCAGAAGCTTGAAAGCGACGGCCATCTCGTTCCCGGCAGCATCATCGAAATCGCGGAATCGCCGATGGCGATGGCGGTGCGCGCCGGCAGCCCCAAGCCCGATCCGCTCGACGAGGCCGCCGTGCGCAGGGCGATGGAGAACGCCAGGGCGATCGGCATCTCCACCGGCCCGAGCGGCACGTATGTGCAGAAGCTCGCCCGCGACTGGGGCCTGGAGAGCGAGGGCACTTCGCGCCTGGTCCAGGCCAAGCCCGGCATTCCCGTCGCCAGGCTGCTCGCCGATGGCGAGGTCGACGTCGGCTTCCAGCAGCTCAGCGAGATGCTCGGCGCGCCCGGCATCGATATCGTCGGCCTGCTGCCCGCGTCGCTGCAGCCCGGCACCGTGTTCGCGGCGGCGTTGTGCAAGGCCGGCGCGCATACCGAGGCGGCGCGGGCCTTCATCGAATATCTGGTCTCGGAGGAGACCGCCGAAACCAAGCGCCAGCACGGCATGACGCCGGTGTGA
- a CDS encoding NAD(+) synthase, with translation MNFHSIYRHGFARVAACVTASSVANPTANAAAILAAARACHDQGAAVAVFPELCLSGYAIEDLVKQDPLLDAVQRGLLTLVEASHDLMPVLIVGAPLRFAHRVYNCAVVIHRGEVLGVIPKSYLPTYREFYEGRHFASGAGIRGEMIEVAETMAPFGTDLLFAAADVAGLVIGVEICEDMWIPVTPASELALAGATVLANLSGSPITVGRAESRSLLCRSTSARCLAAYVYAAAGVGESTTDLAWDGQTSIFENGVLLAESERFRQTGQTIFADVDLDLLRQERALMGTFDDNARAQGAGMHWRRIGFELQPAEGDIGFMRSIERFPFVPSDAARLDQDCYEAYNIQVAGLTQRLRATGTKRIVIGVSGGLDSTHALIVAAKAIDLLGLPRTNILAYTMPGFATGAQSKSYAHALMSSLQVSAAELDIRPAATQMLKDIGHPFGRSEQVYDVTFENVQAGLRTDYLFRLANDRGGLVLGTGDLSELALGWCTYGVGDQMAHYNVNAGVPKTLIQHLIRWVIASHQFSADVDRTLEAVLSAEISPELVPVKEGETPQSTQATIGPYELQDFNLFYTLRYGMRPSKIAFMAHHAWKNVGDGAWPPHFPADKRHAYTLPEIRKWLEVFLKRFFAFSQFKRSAMPNGPKVVAGGALSPRGDWRAPSDGNATAWLEDLERNVPK, from the coding sequence ATGAATTTCCATTCGATCTACCGCCACGGCTTTGCCCGCGTTGCTGCCTGCGTCACCGCCTCGAGCGTCGCCAACCCGACCGCCAATGCGGCGGCGATCCTGGCCGCGGCGCGCGCCTGCCATGACCAGGGCGCGGCGGTCGCGGTGTTTCCGGAGCTCTGTCTGTCCGGCTACGCGATCGAGGACCTCGTCAAGCAGGACCCGCTGCTCGACGCCGTCCAGCGCGGGCTGCTCACCCTCGTCGAAGCCTCGCACGACCTGATGCCCGTCCTGATCGTCGGTGCGCCGCTGCGCTTTGCGCATCGCGTCTACAATTGCGCCGTCGTGATCCACCGCGGCGAGGTGCTCGGCGTTATTCCCAAGAGCTACCTGCCGACCTATCGCGAATTCTACGAAGGCCGCCACTTCGCCTCCGGCGCCGGCATCCGCGGCGAGATGATCGAGGTCGCCGAGACCATGGCGCCGTTCGGCACCGACCTTCTGTTCGCCGCCGCGGATGTCGCCGGCCTCGTCATCGGCGTCGAGATCTGCGAGGACATGTGGATCCCGGTGACGCCGGCGTCCGAGCTCGCGCTCGCCGGCGCCACCGTGCTCGCCAATCTCTCGGGCAGCCCGATCACGGTCGGCCGCGCCGAGTCCCGCTCACTGTTGTGCCGCTCGACCTCGGCGCGCTGCCTCGCGGCCTATGTCTATGCGGCGGCGGGCGTCGGCGAATCCACCACGGATCTCGCCTGGGACGGCCAGACCTCGATCTTCGAGAATGGCGTGCTGCTCGCCGAGAGCGAGCGCTTCCGCCAGACCGGACAGACCATCTTCGCCGACGTCGATCTCGATCTGCTGCGCCAGGAGCGGGCGCTGATGGGCACGTTCGACGACAATGCGCGCGCGCAAGGCGCCGGCATGCACTGGCGCCGCATCGGCTTCGAGCTGCAGCCGGCCGAGGGCGACATCGGCTTCATGCGCAGCATCGAGCGCTTTCCGTTCGTGCCGAGCGATGCCGCGCGGCTCGATCAGGACTGCTACGAGGCCTACAACATCCAGGTCGCCGGCCTGACGCAGCGGCTGCGCGCAACCGGCACCAAGCGCATCGTGATCGGCGTCTCCGGCGGGCTCGATTCCACTCATGCGCTGATCGTCGCGGCGAAGGCGATCGACCTGCTCGGCCTTCCCCGCACCAACATCCTGGCCTACACGATGCCCGGCTTCGCCACGGGCGCGCAGAGCAAGTCCTACGCGCATGCGCTGATGTCGTCGCTTCAAGTCAGCGCCGCCGAACTCGACATCCGCCCCGCGGCGACGCAGATGCTGAAGGACATCGGCCATCCCTTCGGCCGCAGCGAACAGGTCTACGACGTCACCTTCGAGAACGTGCAGGCCGGGCTGCGCACCGACTATCTGTTCCGCCTCGCCAACGACCGCGGCGGCCTCGTGCTCGGCACCGGCGATCTCTCCGAGCTGGCGCTGGGCTGGTGCACCTATGGCGTCGGCGATCAGATGGCGCACTACAACGTCAATGCCGGCGTGCCGAAGACCCTGATCCAGCATCTCATCCGCTGGGTCATCGCCTCGCATCAGTTCTCGGCCGATGTCGACCGCACGCTCGAGGCGGTGCTGTCGGCCGAGATCTCGCCGGAGCTGGTCCCGGTGAAGGAGGGCGAGACGCCGCAGAGCACCCAGGCCACGATCGGCCCCTATGAGCTGCAGGACTTCAATTTGTTCTACACGCTGCGCTACGGCATGCGCCCGTCGAAGATCGCCTTCATGGCGCATCACGCCTGGAAGAATGTCGGCGACGGCGCCTGGCCGCCGCATTTCCCTGCCGACAAGCGCCACGCCTATACGCTTCCCGAGATCAGGAAGTGGCTGGAGGTGTTCCTCAAGCGCTTCTTCGCCTTCAGCCAGTTCAAGCGCTCGGCGATGCCGAACGGCCCGAAGGTGGTGGCCGGCGGCGCCCTGTCGCCGCGCGGCGACTGGCGCGCCCCGTCCGACGGCAACGCCACCGCGTGGCTGGAGGACCTGGAGCGCAACGTGCCGAAGTGA